A genomic window from Silene latifolia isolate original U9 population chromosome 11, ASM4854445v1, whole genome shotgun sequence includes:
- the LOC141613472 gene encoding uncharacterized protein LOC141613472 produces the protein MLLEFDLKYVPLKAIKGKVVADFLADNPVEETDIVDTWSFPDEDIVHVEDDVWDLYFDGASNNMGCGIGVLIISPRGEHIPVSIKLDFAVTNNAAEYEACLLGLQSANKLGVMKLTVHGDSSLVINQVTGSWKIKSSSLAPYQAKIEELEKLFEEVRYVYLPREENRLFGALSKAAALINIPDHMDSMPLCVERRSSPAYINAVDDAEESEAEPWYASIVRFKEAGEYPKDLDTRGKRALRMLSAQFVKTNDGQLYKKTAHGVLLRCVDKTTSEKIVADMSGIVTIAKYLRIFNMYHLLCYTP, from the exons ATGCTATtggaattcgatctcaaatatgtgccGCTGAAAGCGATAAAAGGAAAGGTCGTTGCCGATTTCCTGGCCGATAATCCAGTCGAAGAAACTGACATTGTTGACACTTGGTCGTTCCCAGATGAGGATATTGTCCATGTCGAAGACGATGTATGGGATCTATATTTCGATGGGGCTTCGAATAACATGGGATGCGGAATAGGTGTCCTTATCATTTCACCGAGAGGAGAGCACATACCAGTTTCGATCAaattggacttcgccgtcacaaaTAACGCCGCGGAGTACGAAGCATGCCTACTTGGTTTGCAGAGCGCTAACAAGTTAGGAGTCATGAAGTTGACAGTACACGGAGATTCCTCCTTGGTCATTAATCAAGTGACGGGGTCATGGAAGATCAAAAGTAGTAGCCTGGCACCCTACCAGGCTAAGATAGAAGAGCTAGAAAAACTCTTCGAAGAGGTGCGATACGTGTACCTCCCAAGGGAGGAAAATCGATTATTTGGCGCTTTATCAAAAGCGGCGGCGTTGATAAACATCCCTGATCATATGGATAGCATGCCATTGTGTGTCGAACGAAGGTCTTCACCAGCTTATATAAATGCTGTCGATGATGCCGAGGAAAGCGAagccgaaccttggtatgcatCCATTGTGAGATTCAAAGAAGCAGGAGAATACCCTAAAGACCTCGATACACGTGGAAAGCGTGCATTGCGAATGTTATCCGCCCAATTCGTTAAAACTAACGATGGACAATTGTATAAGAAGACAGCACATGGTGTCCTGTTGCGATGCGTCGACAAGACAACGTCAGAaaag ATTGTCGCAGATATGTCCGGcattgtcacaattgccaaatatttgCGAATATTCAACATGTACCACCTTCTAtgctatacaccatga